Part of the Candidatus Brocadia sinica JPN1 genome, ACAGTCGCGTTTCGGTGTTCACCCCTGGCGGTCTCAATCAGCTTATCAATCTCGGCACTTGACAAAAATTCACAACTCCTACGTTCTTGTTTTCACATTGCCGTTTTTTACACTTTTAATGCCAAACACCATTGGCCATACTACCACTCCAGAGTTTTATCTTGACCCTGACAAATCCTGGTGTATATTGTTTGCAGTTATAAAATATTGCGTTCCTACACACATGGAAATCCGGAAAAGTAGCAAAAGGCTGGATTCCTGTTCCCCAGGTTTCATGAGGACAAGTTTCGCAGAGATTGCCCCGTACTTGATACGGGGAATGATAATTCAGTTTTTTCACGATAAGTATCTTTCTCTAATGTCTTACACAACTCTTATATCCGCTTCCGAACTTTTCGATCAGATTGCTAATCCAGATTGGGTGATTATCGATTGTCGTTTTTCCCTGGATGATACGGAACGTGGCCGCCGGGATTACCTTCAAGCCCATATACCCGGCGCCGTCTATACACACTTAAACGAAGACTTGTCTGGTCCGATCATTCCCGGCAAGACCGGCCGCCATCCACTGCCAAAGCCTGAAACATTTGCCCAAACCTTGTCAAATTGGGGAATAGATGCTAAAGTTCAAGTTGTAGCCTATGACGATAAGGGCGGTGCAATGGCGGCAGCCCGACTATGGTGGCTGTTGCGATGGGTTGGTCATGATGCCGTTGCAATCCTGGACGGCGGTTGGCCACAATGGCAAAAGAAAGGTTACTCGGTAACAAGCGGTATTGAAACCCGAAAACCAAGGGTCTTTACCCCCAGAGTTCGAAACGACTTGTTGGTTAGTTCCGCTGATGTTTTGAAGATACTGCACAATCCAAACTTTCGTTTAATTGACTCACGGAGCGCAGACCGCTATCGTGGTGAAAACGAGACAATTGATCCGGTAGCTGGTCATATTCCAGGTGCTTTCTCTGCTCCTTTCGCCAATAATCTGGATTCGAACGGGTTGTTTATTTCCCAGGAAGATCTGAAAGACCGCTTTCAGGATTTGCTTGGTAATATACCACCTGAGCGTGCAGTTTTCTATTGCGGTTCAGGTGTCACCGCATCACACAACCTTCTTGCCTTAGCTCATGCAGGTTTTGGAGACGCCCGTTTATATGCTGGTTCATGGAGCGAATGGATCACCAACACGGATTATCCAATCACAAAGGGCACAGATTAAAAATCCCCGAACTAAAGAGGGGCCAATGAAACTGGATAGGCCTGTCCTTATTGAGGGACGTCAAAAAAACACACTACTGGTTTCTATCGATTTAATTATTAAAAACACCCGAAACAAGGTATTGTTAGGTTTGCGAAATGATGAATCCGTCAGAAGTTGTTGGTTCGTTCCTGGTTCTCGGATTTGCAAGATTGAATTTTATTTATTCGCATATATAATATTTTATTGAATTTTGTCTTTATTGTTGATATTATCTCTTTTTCGTTTTTATATACACATCTTAACATTTTTGGAGGATTCTATGGCAAATGGTTTTGCCGGGAAAAAGAAGCATCGGTTAAATAGGAAAAAATATCTCTTAAAAAGGCGCAGAAGGAAACACGAGAAGGTTTGATATGGAATTTATTTTCGCTTTTTGTGTAGGAATTCCCGTTATGGATTTTAGGGTTACAGGCGAACACGGGTTATTGTGGTTATTATGAGCTAGCAGAAAAGAAGGTAGATGTATAATTCATACCAACTCATCAATAAACATGGGCGGTAACATTCAGATCAGATAAATCACTTTTTTTCATTTGACAACTTTCCCTTACCATTGTTGTTTCCGTGCTGCTCTACTTGTATACTATCGGAAACAATTTTGTCTATGACGATAAGTTTATCGTTGTAAATAATTATCTGATAAGGTCGTGGCATAAGGTGTCTATAATCTTTTCAAGTGATTATTTCACGGGAGATGGTGGACTCAGTTATCGCCCATTTGTAACAGTATCCTATTTCTTGATTACTCCTTTTAGCGCCTCAATCCTGCTGGATATCATCTTACAAACCTATTTCTCCATAGCCTTAACACCGTCCTTTTATTCTTCTTTCTTTCTCGCCTCTTGAGCACGCTCGGCGGAACATACAAAGAATCGGGGGTTTTGCTCAATCATATTCCCAACCTAAGTCCAAAACATAGTATCGTAAATTCCTGTAATTTTAGCTTCATCGGAAATGTATATTTTAAAAAGGGCGCCCTTGATGCGGCTGTTCTTGGCAAAGGGAAGCTATCAATAAGATGATTGAAAAAATCGGGATAAAAAAATAGGGGCTTCATGACTTGCACGAAGCCCCCCTCTCGGTCACTCCTTGAGGAGTTGTATTAATTTGTCATCACCCCTTCGAGAAATCCTTCTAATTTCCTGCTTCGCAGTGGATGTTGCAGTTTGCGAATGGCAACGGTTTCGATTTGTCGTATGCGCTCCCTTGTTATGTTAAACCGTTCCCCAATTTCTTCCAACGTGTGGGTGTACCCGTCACCAATACCAAATCGCAGCTTAATCACCTCGCGTTCCCGATGATTCAGTGTGTTAAGTACTTTTTGTAACTGATCCTTAAGCAGTGATTGGTGAACAGCGGAGATTGGCGATTCCATCTTTTTGTCCTGGATAAAATCCTCAAACATCGTTTCACCATCGTCGCCAATTGGATTTTCTAATGATATAGGCTGAGACGCAATTCGGAATACCCGATAAACCTCTGAAACTGGAATTTTCGCTTCTTTTGCGATGGTCTCTAGTTTGGGTTTTTTGTCAAGGCATTCCTGCGAGTTCCTCAACACTTTGTTCGTCTTGTTGATTACATCCGTCATGTGTACCGGGATGCGTACCATCCTTGCCTTGTCATCTATTGCCCTGATAATCGCCTGCTTGATCCACCAAGTGGCATACGTGCTAAATTTAAAACCCATACGATAATCGTATTTATCAACAGCCCGCATCAGACCCGTGTTTCCTTCCTGAATAAGATCGTGGAAGACCATGCCGCGCTTCCTGTACTTTTTTGCAATACTCACCACCAGTCTCAGATTACCCTCAGAGAATCGATTCCTGGCAGATTCGTACTCATGGTAAATGGAATTCATAGAGTGAATAGCTTTCTTTGTTGCTTCGACGGTTTCCATTAACAAGATTTTTGTTTCGCTAGAATCGTGCAAAAGTTTCTTGTAGACTTCTTTTTTATAATGCGAACCTTGCGGGCTTTCTTTATACGATACTACTTCTGACAAAACGCTTAATAACTCCTTCATAACCGGCAATATCGTTTCTGCGCGGATGTGCATAGCCTCTAACTCTTTGATCGCCTTCCTCTTCCTGGAAGCTGCTTTTCTCAGGACTCTGGATTTTAAATTTTTGGAAACAATTCCCTTGTTCATTTTTTCATAGTCTTTTAGGTTTTTTTCAAGTGCGTCTTTGATTTTTTCAGCAACGCAATGAAGTTGCTCGACCGTTTCGTTTTTGCTTTGCTCTTTTGTTACCGCAGTCTCGACAAATTGGACAAGGTCCGATTCACTATCCAACTCCTCAAGTATACGTACGTATTTTTCCAGGGCATAATCAAATCCCAGTACCCTCCTGTGAAGCAACCGGCTCGTAATCTTTATCTTCTTTGCCAGATAGAGTTCTTCTTCACGAGATAACAATGGTAGGGATGACATCTCTTTCAAGTAAAGACGAACCGGGTCGTAATCCTTATATTTTATCCTTTGTTCAAGGACTTCCCCTTCGTTATTGTCCTCTTCGGCAACATAATTTTCATTCATTTCATCGGCTAGATGGTCGATTTTATATTCAAATTTATTCATAGGTAAATTTTCCTAGTTTGAATTGAGTTTTGTAAAATATCATATTTCCAACACATATAACACATATTACACACAAAATGTTTACACAAAGTAAATATTTTTGAGATAAATCATAAGTAATTATTGTTAATTGACTTATTGATGGTATATGTGCGTTTGCAAAGCCTGGCTGCGAAATTCTTTTGGCCCCTCATTTGCTAACTATGAAATCGCAGCAAAAAACGGGTTAGTCTACCTTATGAATAAAGACGAAGGGGTTGACTGTGTCCAAAGGGTGTCGCCAGAATCACAAAGTAATGTCTGTACATGTATTTTTGAACCCAACAGGCCCTCCTGCCTGTCGCTAAAATATTTTTATAGTATTAAATAAAACGTCATATTTTAAAAAGCATTATCTAAAAAATCTATTCAAAAATTAATAATCTACACTTTTTTATTGACATGTATGAATTATTTACATAATATTCTTAGGTTATTAACAATCATTTTTTATTTATAATTATAATAAATTATGGAAACTGTAGAAAAACTTACGAAAACACTGAGAAGCCACGGCATGAAGATTACTCCACAGAGGCTAATGATCTTCAAGATTTTAGAGAATAACACTTCCCATCCATCAGCGGAAGACGTTTATAAAAAGGTAAAAAAAATTTATCCTGCGGTATCGTTTACCACTATCTATAAGACTCTGGAAACGTTAAAGGAGTTGGGAGAAGTCAAAGAACTCACTATTGATGAAGACCGTAAGCATTACGACCCCAACACCAACATCCACCATCACGTAATCTGCTCTGCCTGTAAAAAAATACTCGATATTTTTGAGGATTTCTCATCGCATATCCAATTACCTGACTTCGTCAACAAGGATTACACAGTTACCGGGTTCCAGATATCCTTCTACGGCACCTGCAAAAAGTGCAACTAAGAATCGCTTCATTTTGAAATTCCTGAGCATTAAATCACGTTCGTACCACTATGAGAGTATTGCTTGGAGGCAGTAACAAGGCTACGAAACAGTGCAGCGTGGCAGGGATGCTCTGTCATACGTTCAGGATGCCACTGGACACCCACAAGAAATGGATGATCTTTGAGTTCGAAGGCCTCTGTTATGCCATCCTGGGTATGGGCTGTAGCTCGCAAACCCTTGCCCAATTTATTAATAGCCTGATGATGGACACTGTTTGTCTCGATACGCTCTGTCTCAACAATCTGATAGAGGAGAGAGTCTCTTTCTATAGCCACAGGATGGCTATAATGCACATTTTGCGAATCTTTATGGATAATAGTTGATATGCCCACTGATGGAATATCTTGTACAAGAGAGCCGCCTAAGACAACGTTTACAAGCTGAGCGCCGTAACATATGGCCAGAATGGGTTTTTTCATCTGCATGGCGACACGTACCAGGATATTATCGGAAATATCCTTGTCAGGATGAACACAAATGGTCTTTTTGTGTTGTTCCTCTCCATAGCGTTGAGGGGGTACGTCATTTCCACCGGTAAGGAGCAAGCCGTCCATCTTTTCCAAAAGGAGCCTCACAGTATTTTTGTCTTTAACAATAGGCAATAATAGTGGGATACCCTGCGCTGCAATGATAGCATCGCTATAGTCTCTATATGTAAAAGAGTACGGACGCTTACCTTCCTCTTCGTAATCGCAATTGATGCCAATGATTGGTTTCATATTCGAAAAAGTCTTTTGTGTTGAGAACCAGGTGATTGCCTAATGTACCCTATCCCGCCATGAGAAACGCATTCGTTTGAATTGTGCTCTGTTAGGGGAAATAGGAATTGTTTTAAACCGGTTGCTTGCATAGTGAAAGAGTTGAATTATTCTAGGTCTTTACCGGAAGGCGTGAAAATATAAGGACGTCAGATAGTCCTGGATAGTTATGGTATTGCGTGCAACTATGGATTTTACAGGAAACAACCAGTTCCATCTTTGATTTTCTGAGGTTTATTTCTACAGAATATATCGACTCAAATCCTCGTCTTTTGCTATAGCTTGTAATTTGTCCTCCACATACTTTGCATTGATAACTATCTCTGCGCCATCCATATCAGGGGCATCAAAAGAGGCATCTTCCACAAGTTTTTCCATTACGGTATGTAATCTTCGTGCACCAATATTCTGGGTGCGTTTGTTAACCTGTACAGCAATCTCCGCAATTGACTCAATAGCGTCATTCTCAAATCGTACCTTAATTCCCTCAGTTTCCAGAAGCGCCTTGTATTGTTTAACCAAGGCATTTTTGGGTTCAGTCAGGATACGTAAAAACTCCTCTTTTCCGAGATCTTCTAATTCAACACGAATGGGGAATCGTCCCTGCAGTTCAGGAATCAAATCCGAAGGTTTGGAAACATGAAATGCACCTGCGGCAATAAAAAGAATGCGGTCAGTCCTGACCATTCCGTATCTTGTATTTACCGTAGTACCATCCACAATCGGTAACAAATCTCTTTGTACACCCTCGCGGGATACGTCAGGGCCGTGTGCGGATTCTCTGCCTGCGATTTTGTCAATCTCGTCCACGAAGATAATTCCAAACTGTTCTGTTCTGCGAATCGCTTCCTGAATGACTTTTTCTCGGTCAATAAGCTTTTCTGCCTCTTCCTGTGTCAAAATCCTTTTTGCCTCAGCTACGGGGACCTTTCGTATTTGTGTGCGTGGCGGGATCATCTTTTCCAGCATGTTTTGGAAATCCATGCCCATTTCCTCAACCCCCGCAACAAAACCCTGGAGCACATAGGGTTTTTCGTGAGTGGTAAGTTCTACTATACGGTTTGAAAGCTCTCCGTCTTGCAATTTTTTGCGGAACTTCTCTCGTGTGCTTAAACGTTGTTCCTCGGCTTCGACATTGGTCGGTTCCGTACTTTTTGGCACTGGTGGCAATAACAAATCCAGGAGTCTCTCCTCCGCCATCTTTTCAGCCTTTTCCTGGACGGATTGTATCATTTCGGCCTTGACCATATTTACACCGATCTCGGTAATATCGCGTACCATAGATTCCACATCGCGTCCGTGGTAACCAACTTCCGTGTATTTTGATGCCTCAACTTTAAGAAAGGGCGCCTTGACGAGGGCCGCCATGCGTCTTGCAATCTCCGTTTTCCCTACGCCTGTGGGCCCTATCATGATAATATTTTTTGGTAAGACTTCTTCCCGCAATTCATCGGAAAGTTGGTGTCTGCGCCATCGGTTCCGGATGGCAATTGCCACGGCACGTTTAGCATTTTTTTGTCCGATGATGTATTTATCGAGTTCTTCTACGATCTTACGGGGTGTTAGTTCCTTCACTACCTGACCTCCTCCACCTTGATATTTTTATTGGTATATACACAAATGTCTGCCGCAATATTGAGGGACTCCGCTACGATCTCTTTTGCAGACAATGAGGTATGTTTCATCAATGCTCTGGCTGCTGCAATTGCATAAGAACCGCCGGAACCGATACCAATAATGCCGTCATCCGGTTCAATCACATCTCCACCACCCGAAATCAAAAACGAGTATTGTTTATCCACCACAACAAGCAGAGATTCCAGCCTCCTGAGTACCTTATCTGTTCGCCACTCCTTGGCTAGTTCGTGGGCACTGCGCAGGACATTTCCCTGATACTGTTCAAGTTTGGCATCAAATCTTTCCATAAGGGCAAAGGCGTCCGCAGATGAGCCGGCAAAACCCACAATGACCTTGTCATGGTAAAGCCGCCGAATCTTTTTCGCGTCCTGTTTTACTACTGCGGCATTCATGGTGACCTGACCATCGCCACCAATGGCGACATGCCCATTCTTTCGTACCGCTAAAATTGTTGTAGATACAATGACTGGTTTCAAATTCAAATCCTTTTTTATAATGACCGACTTAATTGTGATTACCGGGGAATTTCATTTTTGAATTAACCCACAAATAGTATCAATTTGCCTGAAAGTTATCAAGGCTTTTCTCATTTCTTAGTGTTTGACAAACAGCGGATCGGTCGTATAATAAAATCAGAATTACTCAATTATCTGACCTAAAAGTGACGTGTATCGTTAAAGGGATAAATAAGGGGCTGTGCGTCAATCCAGATTCGTTTTGAAAGGAGGTATGAGTCATGGTAGCCAAAGACATTATGAATAAGATAGTCACCGCGGCGAAGCGAAAGACGATCGGCAGGGATTTGGCCGTAAAATTATTGTCTGGCATGTATAGCGGATTGCCTGTTGTGGATGATGATGGAAAGGTCGTTGGGGTGGTAAGCGAATTTGATCTTTTGAAGGTGATAAGAACCGGGAAGTCGTTGGAACAGGTAACAGCAGGGGATATTATGTCAAAAAATCCTATATGCGTATCCGAAAATACTCCTGTCGAAGAGGTTATAGATCTTATGACTAAGCACAACATTATTCGCGTCCCTGTGGTGAGAAATGATACCCTGGTTGGTGTTATCTCCAGATGCGATATCCTCAGCAGTGTTGTGGAACCCGAGTTCGTAACGATTTATGCCGATTGAGGCAGATGGGGAACAAGGGGAAATTTTCGCAACGTTGCATTGCCGCATCACAAAAGAATTACTTCAGATTTTGGATTTCGAATCTGGTATAGAGAAATCATTCGGAATAGCAATCAATTCCGAAAACTTACAAAAAAGAAGTTTTTACAACGTAATACGGTAACCTTGCCAAGCAAAGATCAAGCATGAAAAGAATCTTCATACCTGTTAGTATTATTTTTTGTGCCTGTATTTCAGCCTGTAACTCCTCGAAATACAGGATTTATCAGGATTGTAGGCACATCGAAAGCACGCCTTCTTCCGTCACTGAGATATTGCATTATGACATTGATGTTGTAAAAAGAATGATGCAGGTCTTGGAAAGTGCTTCGAATTGTCTTGATAAAGACAGACCCGTTTCTCAAGAGATTTTTGCTGATATTGTAGAAGTCATTTCCGGATTTTCTGATAAACACCATCAGGAGAAGGAAGATAAAGTACTTTTCCCTGTGCTAAAGGTAAAGGATGAAGGTAAAAAGAAGGATTTCCTGGGGAGGTTACTTATGGAGCATGTATCCGCACGTGATGAAATAAGAAATTTGGCTAAAGCAATCAATACTATCCATCACGGTACAAAGGCAAAAAAGAAGATCGCCAAAATAGCCCGTTCCTATATCAGGCATATGGAAAAGCACATAGAAATGGAGGAAAGAATCCTTTTCCCCTGGATAAACAAGACCTTGTCCACCGATGAGCACATGATGTTAATAAAAAAATTTGAAGCTATGGAAAAAGAAGATATTGAATCTGGTGTACATGAAAAATATACCGTCATGATCGAAAGGCTTGAGCAACAATTGATGTTTTGCTCGGATAGAGAATAATAGGGAGGCGTTTACAAGTGTACGAAAGATCGGGAATTACTTGAGCGAATTACGGTCAATTCCGAGGTCATGGTTGGCAATTCCGTTCGCAGGGAAGGTGTTAGACGGTTGAGTATGCTCTGAACCCATTATTCAAAGAAAGGCCTGGTTTAGATTCTTCATGCAATGGAGGTTTAGAGATTTCAAATTCAAAAGGTTCATGTAATGATGAACGGTTTTTGGGAAAACATATTTAAGAAGGCGGGGGATAACGAAGACAACGTCCTCAAATTGCTCAGGGAAATCCCGATTCTCGATGATCTTTCCGACGAAGAACTCAGAGAATTTGAACGTATTGCTCATCACCGGTATTTTGAAACCAACGAGCATATTTTTTGGGAAGGCGAGCCGGGCGTTGGAATGTATATTGTCAAAAAGGGCGTGGTGAAAATTTACAAGGCATCGGCAGATGGGAAGAATGATGCCCTTGCAATCCTGAAGGATGGTGACTTTTTTGGCGAGTTGGCGTTACTAGACGAATCACCGCGCAGCGCCTCTGCAATTGCTATGGAAGTATGTCATATCCTGGGATTTTTCAGGCCAGAATTTTTTAGTGTGCTTGAACGGAAGCCGCGGCTCGGCCTCAAAGTGGCAATGAAACTTGCCAGAATTATCGGCAAGCGCTTGCGTGTTACCAGCGCTGAACTTCAATCCATCACCACCAGATTGCATAAGCCAGAAAACCTGACGAAGATAATTCTAAACGGAATAGAGCAATCAGGCAGAGGTGGAACCAAAGAAACTAAAAAATAAATTTTTAGGGACAGTACGCTATCATGAAGTCCTCTCAACGTACTATTACCATCCACATAAACGGGCGTTTTTTCTCTCAATTAATCAAGTGGTTTCTTGTTCTTCTGGCACTTGGGTTTGCCATCACATCTTTTATTGTAATGAAGCACTTGTCAGTCGCATTTATTGTCTCTGTTTTACTGGCATTTCTTCTGGAGCCGATCGTCCTTGCTATTGAAAACCACGATGTCAATCGCACCTGGTCTGTTGTTATTGTCTTTGTTTCAATTGCAGCAATTACTGCGTTTGGAGTTGTATTCTTGTTGCCGGGCATATCGGCTGAATTTCAATCCATATCCGCGTATCTGCAACTGAAGCCTCCTTCTGTTCTTACCGCTGAACTCGAGGCGACGATTGATAGCAAATTTCCTCTTATGAAACGGCATGGGTTGTCTCACGAAATAGCTGTATACCTCCAGCACGGTCTTGATGATTTGATCAAGGAAAGCATTGATATCCTTTTTGAATTTGTCCATATCGTCTCCATGATTTTTATCGTCCCCGTCTCCACTTTTTTCCTCCTCAAAGACGGTCGTCAAATTAAGAAAACTTTCATACAATTCGTGCCAAATCGTTATTTCGAGATGACGCTAAGTGTGATTCACAAGATTAGTCAACAAGTGGGTTCGTACATTCGCGGTCAGCTCCTTGACGCGCTCATTGTCGGCATTCTCTCAAGTATTATCCTACACGTATTACATGTTCGTTATGCTTTTCACATTGGCATTCTCGCAGGCTGCGCTAATATCATTCCACACTTCGGACCAATCTTTGGCGCTGTTCCTGCTATATTCATTGCACTTATGGACACGGGTTCGCTTGGACAAGTTATTGTGGTGACATTCTGCTTTGCGGGCATTCAACTATTCGACTATCTCTTCATCTCACATATGGTGATCTTCAAGAGAATCCACATACATCCCCTCATTGTAGTTGTCGTTGTTCTTGTTGGCGGCTATTTGATGGGGGTCATAGGGATGTTTGTATCTTTGCTGCTTTTCAGTATTTTGAAAGTAGCCGTGATGGAACTCGTGTGGAGTTTCAGGCATTATCACATCTTCGGACGTTCTCAACGGTTCCTGTCAGAGAACAGCAATGAGTGACAATTTCCATAAGAAGACAGGGGAACAACAACCCATTTTTAATCATAATAAATC contains:
- a CDS encoding AI-2E family transporter, with product MKSSQRTITIHINGRFFSQLIKWFLVLLALGFAITSFIVMKHLSVAFIVSVLLAFLLEPIVLAIENHDVNRTWSVVIVFVSIAAITAFGVVFLLPGISAEFQSISAYLQLKPPSVLTAELEATIDSKFPLMKRHGLSHEIAVYLQHGLDDLIKESIDILFEFVHIVSMIFIVPVSTFFLLKDGRQIKKTFIQFVPNRYFEMTLSVIHKISQQVGSYIRGQLLDALIVGILSSIILHVLHVRYAFHIGILAGCANIIPHFGPIFGAVPAIFIALMDTGSLGQVIVVTFCFAGIQLFDYLFISHMVIFKRIHIHPLIVVVVVLVGGYLMGVIGMFVSLLLFSILKVAVMELVWSFRHYHIFGRSQRFLSENSNE
- the hslU gene encoding ATP-dependent protease ATPase subunit HslU, which translates into the protein MKELTPRKIVEELDKYIIGQKNAKRAVAIAIRNRWRRHQLSDELREEVLPKNIIMIGPTGVGKTEIARRMAALVKAPFLKVEASKYTEVGYHGRDVESMVRDITEIGVNMVKAEMIQSVQEKAEKMAEERLLDLLLPPVPKSTEPTNVEAEEQRLSTREKFRKKLQDGELSNRIVELTTHEKPYVLQGFVAGVEEMGMDFQNMLEKMIPPRTQIRKVPVAEAKRILTQEEAEKLIDREKVIQEAIRRTEQFGIIFVDEIDKIAGRESAHGPDVSREGVQRDLLPIVDGTTVNTRYGMVRTDRILFIAAGAFHVSKPSDLIPELQGRFPIRVELEDLGKEEFLRILTEPKNALVKQYKALLETEGIKVRFENDAIESIAEIAVQVNKRTQNIGARRLHTVMEKLVEDASFDAPDMDGAEIVINAKYVEDKLQAIAKDEDLSRYIL
- a CDS encoding Fur family transcriptional regulator, which produces METVEKLTKTLRSHGMKITPQRLMIFKILENNTSHPSAEDVYKKVKKIYPAVSFTTIYKTLETLKELGEVKELTIDEDRKHYDPNTNIHHHVICSACKKILDIFEDFSSHIQLPDFVNKDYTVTGFQISFYGTCKKCN
- a CDS encoding CBS domain-containing protein, with protein sequence MVAKDIMNKIVTAAKRKTIGRDLAVKLLSGMYSGLPVVDDDGKVVGVVSEFDLLKVIRTGKSLEQVTAGDIMSKNPICVSENTPVEEVIDLMTKHNIIRVPVVRNDTLVGVISRCDILSSVVEPEFVTIYAD
- a CDS encoding RNA polymerase sigma factor RpoD/SigA; the encoded protein is MNKFEYKIDHLADEMNENYVAEEDNNEGEVLEQRIKYKDYDPVRLYLKEMSSLPLLSREEELYLAKKIKITSRLLHRRVLGFDYALEKYVRILEELDSESDLVQFVETAVTKEQSKNETVEQLHCVAEKIKDALEKNLKDYEKMNKGIVSKNLKSRVLRKAASRKRKAIKELEAMHIRAETILPVMKELLSVLSEVVSYKESPQGSHYKKEVYKKLLHDSSETKILLMETVEATKKAIHSMNSIYHEYESARNRFSEGNLRLVVSIAKKYRKRGMVFHDLIQEGNTGLMRAVDKYDYRMGFKFSTYATWWIKQAIIRAIDDKARMVRIPVHMTDVINKTNKVLRNSQECLDKKPKLETIAKEAKIPVSEVYRVFRIASQPISLENPIGDDGETMFEDFIQDKKMESPISAVHQSLLKDQLQKVLNTLNHREREVIKLRFGIGDGYTHTLEEIGERFNITRERIRQIETVAIRKLQHPLRSRKLEGFLEGVMTN
- the hslV gene encoding ATP-dependent protease subunit HslV codes for the protein MKPVIVSTTILAVRKNGHVAIGGDGQVTMNAAVVKQDAKKIRRLYHDKVIVGFAGSSADAFALMERFDAKLEQYQGNVLRSAHELAKEWRTDKVLRRLESLLVVVDKQYSFLISGGGDVIEPDDGIIGIGSGGSYAIAAARALMKHTSLSAKEIVAESLNIAADICVYTNKNIKVEEVR
- a CDS encoding gamma-glutamyl-gamma-aminobutyrate hydrolase family protein, coding for MKPIIGINCDYEEEGKRPYSFTYRDYSDAIIAAQGIPLLLPIVKDKNTVRLLLEKMDGLLLTGGNDVPPQRYGEEQHKKTICVHPDKDISDNILVRVAMQMKKPILAICYGAQLVNVVLGGSLVQDIPSVGISTIIHKDSQNVHYSHPVAIERDSLLYQIVETERIETNSVHHQAINKLGKGLRATAHTQDGITEAFELKDHPFLVGVQWHPERMTEHPCHAALFRSLVTASKQYSHSGTNVI
- a CDS encoding sulfurtransferase; the encoded protein is MSYTTLISASELFDQIANPDWVIIDCRFSLDDTERGRRDYLQAHIPGAVYTHLNEDLSGPIIPGKTGRHPLPKPETFAQTLSNWGIDAKVQVVAYDDKGGAMAAARLWWLLRWVGHDAVAILDGGWPQWQKKGYSVTSGIETRKPRVFTPRVRNDLLVSSADVLKILHNPNFRLIDSRSADRYRGENETIDPVAGHIPGAFSAPFANNLDSNGLFISQEDLKDRFQDLLGNIPPERAVFYCGSGVTASHNLLALAHAGFGDARLYAGSWSEWITNTDYPITKGTD
- a CDS encoding cyclic nucleotide-binding domain-containing protein: MMNGFWENIFKKAGDNEDNVLKLLREIPILDDLSDEELREFERIAHHRYFETNEHIFWEGEPGVGMYIVKKGVVKIYKASADGKNDALAILKDGDFFGELALLDESPRSASAIAMEVCHILGFFRPEFFSVLERKPRLGLKVAMKLARIIGKRLRVTSAELQSITTRLHKPENLTKIILNGIEQSGRGGTKETKK
- a CDS encoding hemerythrin domain-containing protein, which translates into the protein MKRIFIPVSIIFCACISACNSSKYRIYQDCRHIESTPSSVTEILHYDIDVVKRMMQVLESASNCLDKDRPVSQEIFADIVEVISGFSDKHHQEKEDKVLFPVLKVKDEGKKKDFLGRLLMEHVSARDEIRNLAKAINTIHHGTKAKKKIAKIARSYIRHMEKHIEMEERILFPWINKTLSTDEHMMLIKKFEAMEKEDIESGVHEKYTVMIERLEQQLMFCSDRE